Proteins from a single region of Streptomyces sp. Tu 3180:
- a CDS encoding ABC transporter permease: MFALAVRSVRRRPGRFLSTLLSAFLGAAVVMTFSSLHDTAGQPGVDPVSEQTLRTAAGVVGGYGTLLVFFAVASTLTVTVRQRAAELELLRCSGATPAQLKRMVVGEAAAVALVGAALAVVPAMLGGRVLLEVFRDSGQVADSVGRSFGPIALVSGIGTTLLAAAGAAFLALRRATREDRGPGRARTFLAYAALVAGAAAVCSTFAFSATDSALMAPPAQGSILLSVGCALLAARLLKGVPVRPAPGGASGWLAVRNLRERSGQLAGILMSLIMFTAVSTATLTMQRVENDAVEAAGTVKSVDAKNLETLNFTVVGIIVVFVCVMLVNSLYAATIYRGREFGQQRLAGATPAQVLGTVGAEALVLTVTGVLFGTLAALAGIVPFTVVRGDAVVPGQTAGVWAVVVSIAAVTTLGTSLLTARHVLRTPAVRAVAVTA, translated from the coding sequence GTGTTCGCACTGGCGGTGCGGTCGGTCCGGCGGCGGCCCGGACGGTTCCTCTCGACGCTGCTCTCCGCGTTCCTGGGCGCGGCGGTCGTCATGACGTTCAGCTCCCTGCACGACACGGCCGGGCAGCCGGGCGTGGACCCGGTGAGCGAGCAGACCCTGCGCACGGCGGCCGGGGTGGTCGGCGGATACGGCACCCTGCTGGTGTTCTTCGCCGTCGCCTCCACCCTGACGGTCACCGTGCGGCAGCGGGCGGCCGAGCTGGAACTGCTGCGCTGCTCGGGGGCGACCCCGGCGCAGCTGAAGCGGATGGTCGTGGGCGAGGCGGCGGCCGTGGCCCTGGTGGGCGCGGCCCTGGCGGTCGTGCCGGCGATGCTGGGCGGGCGGGTCCTGCTGGAGGTCTTCCGGGACAGCGGGCAGGTCGCGGACTCCGTCGGCCGTTCCTTCGGGCCGATCGCACTGGTGAGCGGCATCGGCACCACGCTGCTCGCGGCGGCCGGCGCGGCGTTCCTCGCGCTGCGGCGGGCGACGCGGGAGGACCGGGGGCCGGGACGGGCGCGGACGTTCCTCGCGTACGCGGCGCTGGTGGCCGGTGCCGCCGCGGTGTGCTCCACCTTCGCCTTCTCGGCGACGGACTCCGCGCTGATGGCGCCGCCCGCCCAGGGGTCGATCCTGCTGTCGGTGGGGTGCGCGCTGCTGGCGGCGCGGCTGCTGAAGGGCGTGCCGGTCCGGCCGGCGCCGGGCGGCGCGAGCGGCTGGCTGGCCGTGCGGAACCTGCGGGAGCGGTCCGGGCAGCTCGCCGGGATCCTGATGTCGCTGATCATGTTCACGGCGGTGTCCACGGCCACGCTGACCATGCAGAGGGTCGAGAACGACGCCGTCGAGGCCGCCGGCACGGTGAAGTCGGTCGACGCGAAGAACCTGGAGACGCTCAACTTCACGGTGGTCGGCATCATCGTGGTCTTCGTCTGCGTCATGCTGGTCAACTCGCTGTACGCGGCGACGATCTACCGGGGCCGAGAGTTCGGGCAGCAGCGGCTCGCCGGGGCGACGCCCGCGCAGGTGCTGGGAACGGTGGGGGCCGAGGCGCTGGTCCTGACGGTCACCGGGGTGCTGTTCGGCACGCTGGCGGCACTGGCGGGGATCGTGCCGTTCACCGTGGTCCGCGGTGACGCGGTGGTGCCGGGGCAGACGGCCGGTGTCTGGGCCGTCGTGGTCTCGATCGCGGCGGTGACGACGCTGGGGACGAGTCTGCTCACGGCCCGGCACGTGCTGCGCACTCCGGCGGTGCGGGCGGTCGCGGTGACCGCGTGA
- a CDS encoding MoxR family ATPase → MFTSVDDVSARLAGTGYLASPAVATTVFLADRLGKPLLVEGPAGVGKTELAKAVARVAGARLVRLQCYEGVDESRALYEWNHAKQLLRISAGRDETWDETRTDIFSEEFLLPRPLLAAIRGDDPKVLLIDETDKADVEVEGLLLEVLSDFQVTVPELGTVTATRRPFVVLTSNATRELSEALRRRCLFLHIGFPDAELERRIVRLKVPGIDAALAESVVRVVGALRAMDLRKAPSVAETVDWARTLLALGAGTLDEDVVRDSLGVLLKHQDDILKAAAKLDLDAV, encoded by the coding sequence GTGTTCACTTCCGTCGACGACGTCTCCGCACGCCTCGCCGGGACGGGCTATCTGGCCTCGCCCGCGGTCGCCACCACGGTCTTCCTCGCCGACCGGCTCGGCAAGCCGCTGCTGGTGGAGGGCCCCGCCGGGGTCGGCAAGACCGAGCTGGCCAAGGCCGTCGCACGGGTCGCCGGGGCCCGGCTGGTGCGCCTGCAGTGCTACGAGGGCGTCGACGAGTCGCGGGCGCTGTACGAGTGGAACCACGCCAAGCAGCTGCTGCGCATCAGCGCCGGCCGGGACGAGACCTGGGACGAGACCCGCACGGACATCTTCAGCGAGGAGTTCCTGCTCCCCCGTCCGCTGCTGGCCGCCATCCGCGGCGACGATCCCAAGGTGCTGCTGATCGACGAGACCGACAAGGCGGACGTCGAGGTGGAGGGCCTGCTCCTGGAGGTGCTCAGCGACTTCCAGGTCACCGTGCCCGAGCTGGGCACGGTCACCGCGACCCGCCGTCCGTTCGTCGTCCTCACCTCCAACGCCACCCGGGAACTGTCCGAGGCACTGCGCCGCCGCTGCCTGTTCCTGCACATCGGTTTCCCCGACGCGGAGCTGGAGCGGCGGATCGTGCGGCTGAAGGTGCCGGGGATCGACGCCGCGCTGGCCGAGTCCGTCGTACGGGTGGTCGGGGCGCTGCGCGCCATGGACCTGCGCAAGGCCCCGTCGGTCGCCGAGACCGTCGACTGGGCCCGCACCCTGCTGGCGCTGGGCGCCGGCACCCTGGACGAGGACGTCGTGCGCGACAGCCTGGGCGTGCTCCTCAAGCACCAGGACGACATCCTGAAGGCGGCGGCCAAGCTCGACCTGGACGCCGTGTGA